In the Ferribacterium limneticum genome, TCGCCCATTTCTTCATAGGCCTTGGCCAGATCAAGCTTGGTATTAACCTCTTCCCACTGAGCATCGCGCGGAGCCACATCATCAGCCGGCGCCTCCTCAGCGGCTGCCGTTTCAACTGGCACCGCGGCCGGCTCGGCGGACAAATCCAGGTTGATCGAACCGATATCGAAATCAGGCGGGACCATCGGCTCCCCAAGGAACATGGAATCGGTCAACTTGACATCGAACTCAAGCGAGTCGGCATCGACAAGACCTGGATTGACCACCGTGCTGGACAGCGCAGGATTATCGTTTTCACTGCCAAAATTCAGAATATCGGCACTAACCAGGGTATCGGTTCCGGCCAGCGGATTGACGATTGTCTGGGACATCAGCGTATCGGTATCCACCACCCCGCCACCGATTGCAGGTGCCTCAGCTGACGGCTCTTCGTTCGTCGTGATACCCGGCTCACCATCGGCACCAACCCAGGTGCCCAATCCAACGTCGAGATCTTCATTGTCGGTAGCCGACGGCATGACCAGCGTCCCCTCCGGAGAAAAGTCCGGTGAAGAAACTGCTGGCGGCTCGACAACATCAAAGCCAAAATCAACGTCAGCTTCGAGATTGTCGAATGCCCCTTGCTGATCAACCACTGTCGCAACAATCTCGGGTACAGGCTCTTCACTGCCGAGGTCGAAATCCAGTGCATTGGAATCAGTGCCAATTACCGCATCGAGATTCAGCGCTTCATCGGCCGGCGCTTCAGCCGCAGCCTTGATCGCCGGAGCAACAGTCTGTTCGCCCAGATCGAAATCGAGCGTCATGGCATTAGAACCCAAGGAGATGTCAGCAACCGCAGGAACTTCTGCGACGGGCTCGCTTGGGATATCTGTCGCTTTCGGCAAGACCATCGTGTCCCGCTCGAAATCATCAGGCAAGCCGATCTCCGGCAAAGCTTCTGGCTCTTCAGGAATCAGAGGCAACTCTTCCGGCATCGCCTCCGACAGACCGAGTGCCGCGACCGGGGCAACAACCATCGTTGCATCACCAGCCTCCGACTTACGCGAATTGGAGTACAAGGGATTATTTGGATCAAGCCCCATCCCCAAAGCAGCAACCTTTTCCCAGTCCGGCCCGATACCAGCCGTCTGCGCATACAACTCGCTGGCCAGCGTTTCGAACTGCTTCAGACTGCGCCGGTTGGCATAGATTTCAAGCAGTTTGGCGTGAATCGCTGTCCGCTGCGGATCCTTCTGAAGCGCTTCAAGGAGAATTTCCTCAGCCTGGGTATCGCGGCCATACGCCATATAGACATCAGCTTCGGCTACCGGATCAACTTCATCGGTATCAATGGTCCCCGGCCCGGTCTGGCTGAATTCACCAGTTTGCGGCGGCGTATTACCTGTATCGACACTCTGCCCACCGGTCATGCGGAAGACTGAGTTGGGACCGAGGCTGGATGGCATCGGCGCGGCTGTTGTTTCAAGCGCAGAACTTTGGGTGCGGCGCCGCTTGAGCAGGAAATAGCCCGCCAGTAGCGCCAGAATGCCCCCGCCACCAAGCAGAGGAAGCGGATCATCAAGCAACGATTCCTCCTCGACAGCCGGTGCGGGCACTGGAGCCGGCGGCGGGGTTACCGCTTTCGGTTTTTCTTCGACCTTCGGTGGCTCAACGGGTTTGACCTCTGCGGGCTTGGCCGGCTCGACAGGCTTGGTCTCCTCGACCACCTTCGGCGGCTCAACCGGCTTCGGTGCCTCCTCGACTTTAGGCGCTGCTTTGGCTGCCTCGACGGGCTTCGGCGGCTCGACCGGTTTTACCACTTCAGGCGCCTTCGGCTCCTCTTTTTTGACCGGCTGCTGGAGTTCGGCCAGCTTCTGGTTCTTCATTTCCAGAAGCTTCTGCAACTCATTGACGTTCTTTTCGAGGACCGCCATCCGATCCTGCGCTTCCTTGAGGGCTTTGTCCTTGGCAACCTGGTCGGCAGCTTCAGCAGCCTTCGCTGCCGCCGCCCCCTTGGCTGCCGCATCGGTGCGCGCCACCTTGACCTGATCCTTGGACTGCTCGGCAGGGGCAGTCTTTTCTTCTACCTTGGCAGTGATCTTGCCGGAGCTGGCCTGGGCACCAGCACTTTCATCCTTGGCTGGCGTCTTGGCGGTGGATGCTGCCAACTTCTGGCGATAGGCATTCCAGTCAGCCGCCTGAGCGACATAAATCTTCTTGGCTTCAGCCGGAGAAACCGCCTCAACCGCAGATTTTTCCGGAATATTCAAAATGGCGCCTGACTTCAGGCGATTGACGTTCTGTCCGATAAAGGCATCCGGATTGCTCTGGAACAAGCCAATCAGCATCTGCTCGAGTGACACACCGTCGTATTTTGATTCGTCGGCAATCTTGCGCAGCGTTTCACCCTGTCGAACAACCCGGGTTCCGTTGTTTTCCGTGGCTGTCTTCGGCTCGGCCGCCACCTTTGGCGCAGGTGCCGGACGCGCCGCCGCCCTGACGGGTGCCGGCCTGTCATCGGCCGCACCGCCACCGCGCACCGTTTCGACAATCCGCGCCTCCGCAACCGGGCGTGACGCCTGAGTGGCGGCTATTTCCGGAGGATCAAGCAGGAAGGTATATTCCCGGACAAGGCGACCGGCCGGCCAGTTCAACTCGACAAGAAAATCGAGGAAAGGCTCGTTGATCGGTTTGGCCGATGACACCTTGACCACGGATTGTCCGTTGGCACGTTTTTCAACCGCAAAACGCAGATCAAGGAGGACAGTGGCGAAATCTACCCCAGCCTGCTTGAAAGCATCCTGCGGCGCAAGACGAGCGGTCATCCCGGCCAACTCATCCTTGGTGGCCCCGATATCGAGCTCAGCCCGCAGGGGCTGCCCCAACGCCGATAGCACGGTCAATTTGCCTAGCCCAGCGGCCTCGGCAAACCATGGGGCAAGCGACATGCATGATGCGACGGCAAGGGCTGCCGCACGCTTTTTGAACTTGGTGTGATTAGTTTCGTTCACAGCGAAACCCTGAGTGTGGAATTTGGGACTTTCAAATTAACATCATGTATTTAGCAATGCAAGCTAAACCGACTTCTAATCAGTTGCCTTTTTGCATATTCCCAACAAATAAAAAACCGGGGTCGAAGCCCCGGTTTTTTTGCCCAGAAAGAGCAATCAGGCGTCGAGCAGGATGCGCAGCATGCGACGCAGCGGCTCGGCAGCGCCCCACAGCAGTTGGTCACCGCAGGTAAAGGCGGCCAGGTATTCCGGACCCATCGCCATCTTGTGCAGACGGCCGACCGGTACGGTCAGCGTGCCGGTCACGGCAGCAGGCGTTAGTTCGCGCTCGGAGATTTCGCGATCGTTCGGCACCACCTTGGCCCACGGATTGGCCTTGGCCAGCATGTCGCTGATTTCGTCCAGCGGCACATCCTTCTTCAGCTTGATGGTCAGCGCCTGGCTATGACAACGCATGGCTCCGATACGCACACACAGGCCGTCGATCGGAATCGAACCCGGCGAACGGAAAGCCGGACGACCGAGAATCTTGTTGCATTCAGCGCCGCCCTTCCACTCTTCCTTGGACTGCCCACCATCAACCGGCACATCGATCCACGGAATCAGGGAACCAGCCAGCGGGGTATTGCGGAAGTTCTTCTTCGGGAAGGCATCCGAACGAATGGTTTCGGCCACCTTGCGATCGATATCGAGAATGGCCGAAGCCGGATCAGCCAGCAGATCGGCCACTGATGAATGGATAGCCCCCATCTGGGAGATCAGTTCACGCATGTTCTGCGCGCCAGCACCGGAAGCGGCCTGATAGGTCATGGACGTCGCCCATTCGATCAGGTCATTCTGGAACAGGCCGCCGAGGCCCATCAGCATCAGGGAAACCGTGCAGTTGCCGCCGATCCAGTTCTTGCCGCCCTTGGCCAGCGAGTCCTTGATCACGTTCATGTTGACCGGGTCGAGCACGATCACGGCGTCATCGGCCATGCGCAGCGCCGAGGCGGCATCAATCCAGTGACCGTTCCAGCCGGCAGCACGCAGCTTCGGGAAGACTTCCTTGGTGTAATCACCGCCTTGGCAGGTGATGATGATTTCGCAAGCTTTCAGGGCGTCGATCGAAGATGCATCCTGCAACGGCAGGGAAGCTTCCTTGCCGCCGAATACCGGCGCCTTGCCACCAGCGGCAGAGGTCGAAAAATACACCGGATCGATGTGGGCGAAGTCGCCCTCTTCCACCATGCGCTGCATGAGGACCGAACCAACCATACCGCGCCAACCAACCAGACCAACCTTCTTCATGACATCACTCTCCGTGAAAAATCTGTGCTCTTTTTACAGCGCCGCCAGCACGGCGTCGCCCATTTCCCTGGTACCGACCTTGTTCGTGCCACGCTCGTAGATATCACCCGTACGATAACCCTGCGCCAAAACCTTTTTGACTGCGTTTTCGACACGAAGTGCCTGCTCTTCGAGACCAAACGTATAGCGCAACATCATGGCGGCCGACAGGATCGTCGCCAGCGGATTGGCGATGCCCTGACCAGCGATATCCGGCGCCGAACCGTGCGACGGTTCGTAAAGCCCCTTGTTCTTGTCATCCAGCGAAGCCGACGGCAGCATGCCGATCGAACCAGTCAGCATCGAGGCTTCATCGGACAGGATGTCGCCGAACATGTTGCCGGTGACCATCACGTCAAACTGCTTCGGCGCCTTGACCAGTTGCATGGCGGCGTTGTCGACCAGCATGTGGCTGAGTTCAACGTCCGGGTAATCGTGAGCAATTTCGATCATCACGTCACGCCAAAGCTGAGTGCATTCCAACACATTCATCTTGTCGACCGAGCACAGCTTCTTGCCGCGCTTCTGAGCTGCCTGGAAGGCGACATGGCCAATCCGGCGGATTTCCGACTCGCTATAGACCATGGTGTTGAAGCCGACGCGTTCGCCGTTTTCCTCACGCACGCCGCGCGGCTGGCCGAAGTAAATATCGCCAGTCAGTTCTCGGATGATCAGGATGTCCAGCCCGGCAACGACTTCCGGCTTCAGCGTCGAGGCGTTCGCCAGTTCCGGGTAAAGAATGGCCGGACGCAGGTTGGCGAACAGGTTCAGGTCCTTGCGGATGCCCAGCAGACCACGCTCCGGGCGCTGCTCGCGCGGCAGCGTATCCCATTTCGGGCCACCAACGGCACCGAGCAGCACTGCGTCAGCGGCGCGGGCCAGCTTTTGCGTCGCTTCAGGGTAAGGCGTACCGGTCGCATCAACCGCACCACCGCCCAGCAAAGCCTCTTCCATCTCGAACTTCAGATCGAGAGAATTCAGCACACGCACCGCCTGGGCGGTAATTTCAGGACCGATGCCGTCACCCGGCAGAACACAAATCTTCATCTTTATTCCTTGTCAGGAGAACAGCCAGGGCTGATCAACACGGCGCTTGGCCTCGAATTCACGGATTTTTTCGGCGTGACGCAGGGTCAGGCCAATGTCGTCCCAGCCATTGAGCAGGCATTCCTTACGGAAAGCGTCAATCTGGAACGGGATACCATGCCCGTCCGGACGAACCACCGCCTGAGCTGCGAGATCGACCACCAGCTTGTAGCCCGGCGTCGCCTCGACCTGCTTGAACAGCGCTTCAATTTCGGTGGCTGGCAGCACGATCGGCAGGATGCCATTCTTGAAACAGTTGTTGAAAAAGATATCGGCAAAAGACTCGGCGATGATTGCCTTGAAACCGAAATCGAGCAGCGCCCACGGAGCATGCTCGCGCGAACTGCCACAACCGAAATTAGCACGCGTCAGCAGCACCTCGGCGCCCTGATAACGCGGCTGGTTGAGCACGAAATTCGGGTTCTTCGGCCGGCCGGAATTATCCTGTCCGGGTTGACCGACATCCATGTAGCGCCATTCATCGAAAGCATTCGGGCCAAAGCCTGAACGCTTGATCGACTTCAGGAACTGCTTCGGAATGATTGCATCGGTATCGACGTTACTACGGTCGAGCGGAGCAACCAGACCTTCCAGACGCACAAACTTTTCCATTAATTCACCACCTTCTGCACGGCCTCGCCACCCTTCTTCAGGGTCTCGCCGACCACTTCGCCAGTCTTGTTCAACGCACCGCCTACCGCCTCTCCACCTTTCTGGAGAGCCTCACCGGTCTTCTCGGCACCGATCGCCACGTCTTTCTTGACGCCTTGCGCGGTGTTGCACCCGGCAAAGACCAGAGCCAGCAGCAAAATTGAAATCGAACGCATGACCATCACCGATTACAGGACGTCCCGGACATCCGCAAAACGACCGGCAATCGCCGCCGCCGCCGCCATCGCCGGGCTGACCAGATGAGTACGACCACCCGGGCCCTGACGGCCCTCGAAGTTCCGGTTGGAGGTCGAGGCACAACGTTCGCCCGGCTCCAGACGGTCGGCATTCATCGCCAGACACATCGAGCAACCCGGCTCACGCCATTCGAAACCGGCCGCCACGAAGACCTTGTCCAGACCCTCTGCCTCGGCCTGGCGCTTGACCAGACCGGAACCTGGCACAGCCAGTGCCAGCTTGATGTTGGCGGCGACATGACGTCCCTTGAGTACCGATGCGGCTTCACGCAGATCTTCAATGCGGGAATTGGTACAGGAGCCAATGAAAATCTTGTCGACAGCAATCTGATTGATTGGCGTATTGGGATTCAAGCCCATGTACTGCAGCGCCCGCTCCATCCCCTCGCGCTTGACCGAATCAACTTCCTTGGCCGGATCGGGCACCACGGCATCCACCGAAACAACCATCTCAGGTGAAGTACCCCAGGTCACCTGCGGGCGAATGTCTTCGGCCTTCAGCGTGACAACGCGGTCGAACTGGGCGCCGGGATCGGAATGCAGGGTGCGCCAGTAGGCGACGGCACGGTCCCAGCTCTCGCCGACCGGCGAGAAAGGACGTCCCTTGAGGTAATTAATCGTCGTGTCGTCGACCGCCACAAAGCCCAGACGTGCACCGCCTTCGATGGCCATGTTGCACAAGGTCATGCGACCTTCCATGCTCAGGCCACGGATGGCGCTACCGCCGAATTCGATGGCGTAGCCCGTGCCACCGGCCGTGCCGATGGTGCCGATAATGGCCAGCGCCACATCCTTGGCGGTCACGCCCTTGCCGAGCTTGCCTTCGACAGCGACCAGCATGGTCTTGGAGCGCTTCTGCAGCAGGCACTGGGTGGCCAGCACATGCTCGACCTCGGAAGTGCCGATACCATGCGCCATGCAGGCAAACGCACCATGCGTCGACGTATGTGAGTCGCCGCAAACGACCGTCATGCCGGGCAAGGTGGCACCGTTTTCCGGGCCGACGACATGGAGGATGCCCATGCGCGGATCCTTGAACGGGAAATAGGCCAAGGCACCGACCTCGCGGATGTTGGCATCCAGCGTTTCCACCTGTTGACGGGAAATCGGATCCTTGATGCCTTCGTCCCAATGATCGGTCGGCGTATTGTGATCCGGCGTCGAGACAATGGAGGAAACGCGCCACGGCTTGCGGCCAGCCAGCTTCAGGCCTTCGAAAGCCTGCGGGCTGGTCACTTCGTGGATGAGGTGACGATCGATGTAGAGAAGCGCCGTGCCATCAGCTTCCTGATGCACAACGTGGTTCTCCCAGAGCTTGTCGTAAAGGGTCTTCGACATGGAACTTTTAGTGAGCCGTAAAGCATTGAATTATTGCACAGGATCGCTGGTTTTTTCCCGTTCCGAGGCTTCGAGTACCGCATTGCCGCCAACCCAGCCCCAGATCAAAATCAAACCAATCAGTGCGAATACCGAGCCAAGCGTAAAAGTCCAGCCCGACCCCAGCCACTCCCAGGTTCGCCCGCTGATCAAGGCACCAAGCAGGCCACCGGCACCAAAGGACAAGCTGGAATAAAGCGCCTGCCCGCGCCCCTGAGCCTTGCCTGGAAACCATTGATTGACGGCGGCAATCGAGGACGCGTGATAGGCGCCAAAGGTCAGGCCATGCAGCAACTGGACGAAGACCATGACCGCTGCAGACTCGACGCCCCAGCCCATCAACAAGAACCGTATGACTGCTGCGGCAAAGCAGGCGAGCAAAATGGTCCGCAATGAAAAATGTTTCGACAGGCGGGCCATGAACATGAAAACAATAATTTCCGCCACCACGCCGAGCGACCAGAGCAAGCCAACCTCTGTCTTCGAGTAGCCATGGGCATCGAGGTGGATCGAGTAGAAAACATAGAACGCCCCGTGCGCCGCCGACATGGCAAAACAAGCCGCCATCAGCGCCACGACCTTGGGCTGTCGGAGAATGTCGCCAATCGGCTGGGCGTCCCGGGCATGCGGGATTGGTGGCGCCTCCGGCAAGGTCAGCGCATAGACCAGGATGCCAACCAGGATCACCCAGCACACCCAGAGCACAGCAACCGGCGGCGCCACGTCGAGCAAAGCCCCCGTCGCCATGACGGCGGCGATGAAACCGATTGAACCCCACAGACGAATGCGACTGTAACGACCGCGTTCTTCACGCAGATGGTCAAAAGTCAGCGTCTCGACCAATGGGAGCGCTGCGCTCCAGAAGAATGCCAATACAGCCATCGCAACCAGCATGGCGGGCAATTTGTCGAGCCAGAAAAATGCGGTGAAACCAGCCAGTCCGATGGCACCCGCCAAGCGAATGATCGCCACGCGCTGACCAAAACGATCAGCCAGCCAGCCCCACAGATTGGGGCCAAACAAGCGCATCAACTGCATCTGCGACATCAGCAGACCGATGTCCCAGGCAGAAAAACTCAGGGATTGGAGATAGAGCCCAAAGTAGGGCGAGAACGCGCCGATGAAGGCGAAGTAGAAAAAGTAGTAGCCCGAGAGGCGCCAGTAAGGCAAAGCATGCATCCGGCGATTTTACCGGATGCAGCGTCAGGCAAAGGCGCTATCAGGCCTTGACGGATTGCTGGCCGGCGCGAAAGGCGAGCAGCAGATGGTAGATCTCATCCTTCAGTTTGACGCGCTGCTTCTTCATGTCTTCGATGGTGAAGTCAGCAACCGGCATGTCGTGCTCTTCCAGATCCTCGACCTTGCCGGTCAGACGGTTATAGGAAGCGAACTGCCGGGCAAAATAGGCGTTGCCGGACTTGAGCGCATCAATCCCGTCCTTGAATTCCGGAAACTCCTGATACAGATCGTGGTGATCAACTTGCATATTTTCTCTCCCTATTGCATTGACCTGCCGCCAACGCGGCAAAAACAGAAATATTACGCGATTTTCCCGGCAATGCGCGGTGTCGCGCATACCACATCACCGCACTGGGCGCGGTGACGCAAGGCGTGATCCATCAGCACCAGGGCCAGCATGGCTTCGGCAATCGGCGTCGCACGGATGCCGACACAGGGGTCGTGGCGACCTTCTGTCGCCACTTCAATAGCCTCACCCTGCCGATTGATCGAGTGCCGCGCCTGAGCAATTGACGAAGTCGGCTTGATCGCCATATTGACGATGATGTCCTGACCCGTTGAAATGCCGCCGAGCACACCGCCGGCATGATTGGTCGCGAAGCCCTGCGGCGTCATTTCGTCGCCGTGCTCGCTGCCTTTCTGGGCCACTGAATCAAAACCTGCACCGACTTCGACGCCCTTGACGGCATTGATGCCCATCATCGCGTAGGCGATCTCGGCATCGAGCCGGTCGTACACCGGCTCACCCCAGCCTGGCGGCACGCCGATGGCGGTCACAGTAATCTTGGCACCCACGGAATCCAGCGACTTGCGCAGGTTGTCCATATAGGTTTCCAGTTCCGGCACGATGGCGGAATTCGGCGCAAAGAAGGCGTTGTCGTCGATATGCTCAGCCGAAACAAAGGGAATCTCAATCGGACCAAGCGCGCTCATCCAACCGCGAATCGTCACCCCAAAGCGTTCGTTCAGCCACTTGCGGGCAATCGCCCCGGCCGCCACACGCACTGCCGTCTCGCGGGCCGACGAACGACCGCCCCCGCGATAGTCACGAAAACCGTACTTCTGCGTATAGGCATAGTCGGCATGACCAGGACGAAAAGTATCGGCAATGTTGCCGTAATCCTTGCTGCGCTGGTCCTGATTACGGATCAGCAGACCAATCGGCGTGCCCGTCGTCTTGCCCTCAAAGACACCGGAGAGTATCTCGACGGTATCCGGCTCGCGGCGCTGCGTCACATGGCGAGACGTGCCGGGCTTACGGCGATCCAGCTCGGCCTGGATATCGGCCTCGCAAAGAGCCAGCCCCGGCGGACAGCCATCAACCACGCAGCCGATCGCCGGGCCATGCGACTCACCAAAAGAAGTAACGGTAAATAAAGTGCCAAATGTATTGCCGGACATGGATGGACAGGATTTTGATCAGGGCATTGAGTTTATCACGCCGTGAAATTCGGCTGCCTTTTGCCGCCAAACTCCAGCGCACCAATAAAAAAGAGCGGCCAGAGCCGCTCCAGTTCGAACTATCGCCGCATCAGGCGGCAGGCGTTTCGCCCGGCCAATTCTTGATATAGCTTTTCAGCATCTTGTTCTCGAAACTCTGCTCTTCAAGCACCGCCTTGGCGACATCGAGAAAGGAAATCACGCCCATCAGCGTCTCACCATCCACCACCGGCAGATAACGCGAGCGCTTTTCGATCATCAGGCGGCGCAGGTCATTGGCCTCCATGTCGGGAAAGGCCGTCACCGGATTAGCCACCATGACATCACCGACCGTGATGCCCTCCGGACTCGAAGCATGCTGCTTGAGGGCCAACAGGACCTCGCGGAAGGTCAGCATCCCGACCATCTTTCCGGCTTCCATCACCACCAGTGACCCGACATCAAGATCTGCCATGGAGTCAATGGCGACAGCCAACGACTGCTGTGGCGTCACCGTAAAAAGCGTGCCGCCCTTGACGCGAAGGATTTCCCGAACCTGCATCGCCTTCTCCCGACTAATGTTTGATTGACCGGATTGATCTTAGAGCAT is a window encoding:
- a CDS encoding MFS transporter encodes the protein MHALPYWRLSGYYFFYFAFIGAFSPYFGLYLQSLSFSAWDIGLLMSQMQLMRLFGPNLWGWLADRFGQRVAIIRLAGAIGLAGFTAFFWLDKLPAMLVAMAVLAFFWSAALPLVETLTFDHLREERGRYSRIRLWGSIGFIAAVMATGALLDVAPPVAVLWVCWVILVGILVYALTLPEAPPIPHARDAQPIGDILRQPKVVALMAACFAMSAAHGAFYVFYSIHLDAHGYSKTEVGLLWSLGVVAEIIVFMFMARLSKHFSLRTILLACFAAAVIRFLLMGWGVESAAVMVFVQLLHGLTFGAYHASSIAAVNQWFPGKAQGRGQALYSSLSFGAGGLLGALISGRTWEWLGSGWTFTLGSVFALIGLILIWGWVGGNAVLEASEREKTSDPVQ
- a CDS encoding entericidin EcnAB, with translation MRSISILLLALVFAGCNTAQGVKKDVAIGAEKTGEALQKGGEAVGGALNKTGEVVGETLKKGGEAVQKVVN
- the aroC gene encoding chorismate synthase, producing MSGNTFGTLFTVTSFGESHGPAIGCVVDGCPPGLALCEADIQAELDRRKPGTSRHVTQRREPDTVEILSGVFEGKTTGTPIGLLIRNQDQRSKDYGNIADTFRPGHADYAYTQKYGFRDYRGGGRSSARETAVRVAAGAIARKWLNERFGVTIRGWMSALGPIEIPFVSAEHIDDNAFFAPNSAIVPELETYMDNLRKSLDSVGAKITVTAIGVPPGWGEPVYDRLDAEIAYAMMGINAVKGVEVGAGFDSVAQKGSEHGDEMTPQGFATNHAGGVLGGISTGQDIIVNMAIKPTSSIAQARHSINRQGEAIEVATEGRHDPCVGIRATPIAEAMLALVLMDHALRHRAQCGDVVCATPRIAGKIA
- the asd gene encoding aspartate-semialdehyde dehydrogenase, coding for MKKVGLVGWRGMVGSVLMQRMVEEGDFAHIDPVYFSTSAAGGKAPVFGGKEASLPLQDASSIDALKACEIIITCQGGDYTKEVFPKLRAAGWNGHWIDAASALRMADDAVIVLDPVNMNVIKDSLAKGGKNWIGGNCTVSLMLMGLGGLFQNDLIEWATSMTYQAASGAGAQNMRELISQMGAIHSSVADLLADPASAILDIDRKVAETIRSDAFPKKNFRNTPLAGSLIPWIDVPVDGGQSKEEWKGGAECNKILGRPAFRSPGSIPIDGLCVRIGAMRCHSQALTIKLKKDVPLDEISDMLAKANPWAKVVPNDREISERELTPAAVTGTLTVPVGRLHKMAMGPEYLAAFTCGDQLLWGAAEPLRRMLRILLDA
- a CDS encoding FimV/HubP family polar landmark protein produces the protein MSLAPWFAEAAGLGKLTVLSALGQPLRAELDIGATKDELAGMTARLAPQDAFKQAGVDFATVLLDLRFAVEKRANGQSVVKVSSAKPINEPFLDFLVELNWPAGRLVREYTFLLDPPEIAATQASRPVAEARIVETVRGGGAADDRPAPVRAAARPAPAPKVAAEPKTATENNGTRVVRQGETLRKIADESKYDGVSLEQMLIGLFQSNPDAFIGQNVNRLKSGAILNIPEKSAVEAVSPAEAKKIYVAQAADWNAYRQKLAASTAKTPAKDESAGAQASSGKITAKVEEKTAPAEQSKDQVKVARTDAAAKGAAAAKAAEAADQVAKDKALKEAQDRMAVLEKNVNELQKLLEMKNQKLAELQQPVKKEEPKAPEVVKPVEPPKPVEAAKAAPKVEEAPKPVEPPKVVEETKPVEPAKPAEVKPVEPPKVEEKPKAVTPPPAPVPAPAVEEESLLDDPLPLLGGGGILALLAGYFLLKRRRTQSSALETTAAPMPSSLGPNSVFRMTGGQSVDTGNTPPQTGEFSQTGPGTIDTDEVDPVAEADVYMAYGRDTQAEEILLEALQKDPQRTAIHAKLLEIYANRRSLKQFETLASELYAQTAGIGPDWEKVAALGMGLDPNNPLYSNSRKSEAGDATMVVAPVAALGLSEAMPEELPLIPEEPEALPEIGLPDDFERDTMVLPKATDIPSEPVAEVPAVADISLGSNAMTLDFDLGEQTVAPAIKAAAEAPADEALNLDAVIGTDSNALDFDLGSEEPVPEIVATVVDQQGAFDNLEADVDFGFDVVEPPAVSSPDFSPEGTLVMPSATDNEDLDVGLGTWVGADGEPGITTNEEPSAEAPAIGGGVVDTDTLMSQTIVNPLAGTDTLVSADILNFGSENDNPALSSTVVNPGLVDADSLEFDVKLTDSMFLGEPMVPPDFDIGSINLDLSAEPAAVPVETAAAEEAPADDVAPRDAQWEEVNTKLDLAKAYEEMGDLEGARELLQEVVGEGSVDLVEQARTILGRIGG
- the leuD gene encoding 3-isopropylmalate dehydratase small subunit, producing MEKFVRLEGLVAPLDRSNVDTDAIIPKQFLKSIKRSGFGPNAFDEWRYMDVGQPGQDNSGRPKNPNFVLNQPRYQGAEVLLTRANFGCGSSREHAPWALLDFGFKAIIAESFADIFFNNCFKNGILPIVLPATEIEALFKQVEATPGYKLVVDLAAQAVVRPDGHGIPFQIDAFRKECLLNGWDDIGLTLRHAEKIREFEAKRRVDQPWLFS
- the leuB gene encoding 3-isopropylmalate dehydrogenase, with translation MKICVLPGDGIGPEITAQAVRVLNSLDLKFEMEEALLGGGAVDATGTPYPEATQKLARAADAVLLGAVGGPKWDTLPREQRPERGLLGIRKDLNLFANLRPAILYPELANASTLKPEVVAGLDILIIRELTGDIYFGQPRGVREENGERVGFNTMVYSESEIRRIGHVAFQAAQKRGKKLCSVDKMNVLECTQLWRDVMIEIAHDYPDVELSHMLVDNAAMQLVKAPKQFDVMVTGNMFGDILSDEASMLTGSIGMLPSASLDDKNKGLYEPSHGSAPDIAGQGIANPLATILSAAMMLRYTFGLEEQALRVENAVKKVLAQGYRTGDIYERGTNKVGTREMGDAVLAAL
- a CDS encoding YdcH family protein; amino-acid sequence: MQVDHHDLYQEFPEFKDGIDALKSGNAYFARQFASYNRLTGKVEDLEEHDMPVADFTIEDMKKQRVKLKDEIYHLLLAFRAGQQSVKA
- a CDS encoding CBS domain-containing protein, whose protein sequence is MQVREILRVKGGTLFTVTPQQSLAVAIDSMADLDVGSLVVMEAGKMVGMLTFREVLLALKQHASSPEGITVGDVMVANPVTAFPDMEANDLRRLMIEKRSRYLPVVDGETLMGVISFLDVAKAVLEEQSFENKMLKSYIKNWPGETPAA
- the leuC gene encoding 3-isopropylmalate dehydratase large subunit translates to MSKTLYDKLWENHVVHQEADGTALLYIDRHLIHEVTSPQAFEGLKLAGRKPWRVSSIVSTPDHNTPTDHWDEGIKDPISRQQVETLDANIREVGALAYFPFKDPRMGILHVVGPENGATLPGMTVVCGDSHTSTHGAFACMAHGIGTSEVEHVLATQCLLQKRSKTMLVAVEGKLGKGVTAKDVALAIIGTIGTAGGTGYAIEFGGSAIRGLSMEGRMTLCNMAIEGGARLGFVAVDDTTINYLKGRPFSPVGESWDRAVAYWRTLHSDPGAQFDRVVTLKAEDIRPQVTWGTSPEMVVSVDAVVPDPAKEVDSVKREGMERALQYMGLNPNTPINQIAVDKIFIGSCTNSRIEDLREAASVLKGRHVAANIKLALAVPGSGLVKRQAEAEGLDKVFVAAGFEWREPGCSMCLAMNADRLEPGERCASTSNRNFEGRQGPGGRTHLVSPAMAAAAAIAGRFADVRDVL